A genomic window from Streptomyces sp. NBC_00234 includes:
- a CDS encoding discoidin domain-containing protein yields MRTQRRRSRGLCAAIVTSLLTLGWPALSASAADGPNIAVGRPAAANSSHSEYGAGNITDGNQGTYWQSEGSTLPQWVQTDLGTSTRVDEVVLKLPAGWESRSQTLSVQGSADGTSFATLKSSASYSFSPGEANTVTVAFPAAQARFVRIDITANTGRQAAQLSELEVHGADGSSADLARGRTLTASSHTEVYTAGNANDGNRATYWESANNALPQWIQADLGASVRVDRVVLRLPDGWGARSQTLKIQGSTNGTSFTDLTASKAYTFDAAGQQSATVTFDPATTRYVRVLVTANSVQPAAQVSELEIYGPQTGDTQAPTAPANLAFTEPASGQIKLTWNASSDDTGVTGYDVYADNTLVSSVAGNVTTFTDSRSADRTVTYFVRAKDAAGNQSANSNSVTRRADTGDTQAPTAPANLAFTEPASGQIKLTWNASSDDTGVTGYDVYADNTLVSSVAGNVTTFTDSRSADQTVTYFVRAKDAAGNRSGNSNSVTRNASGGAGSNLAVGKQISASSVVHTYVAANANDNSVSTYWEGAPGSYPNTLTVKLGANADLTRLILKLSPDTAWATRSQTVEVLGREQSASGLGSLVAAKSYTFDPAAGNTVIVPVTARVADVQLKFTANSGSSAGQLAEFQIIGVPAANPDLEVTALTTSPAAPVESDAITVNATVRNSGPAAAPPSAVALRLGGTKVATAQVGALAAGAQTTVSASAGARDAGSYQLSAVADEADAVIEQNESNNTFTRPDPLVVKPVSSSDLVASAVTTSPSSPAAGDEVTFAVALRNQGTLASGAGGHGITLTVVDEQQDVVKTLTGAFTGTIAAGATTAPVNLGKWTAANGSYTVKVVIADDSAELPVKRGNNTSTQPLFVGRGAHMPYDMYEAEDGTAGGGAQVVGPNRTVGDIAGEASGRRAVNLDATGEYVEFTTRASTNTLVTRFSMPDAAGGGGIDSTINVYVDGVMKKALPLTSKYAWLYGAETSPGNSPAAGTPRHIYDEAHIMLGETVPAGSRIRLQKDAANTSTYAIDFVSLEQVAPVANPDPARYTVPAGFTHQDVQNALDKVRMDSTGTLVGVYLPPGDYATASKFQVYGKAVQVLGAGPWYTKFRAPSTQDNTDIGFRADGTAKGSSFRNFAYFGNYTSRIDGPGKVFDFANVTDIEIDTIWNEHMVCLYWGANTDRITIKDSRIRNMFADGINMTNGSTGNLVTNNEARATGDDSFALFSAIDAGGADMTDNVYENLTSILTWRAAGVAVYGGYRNTFRNIHIADTLVYSGITISSLDFGYPMNGFGTEPTLFENVSIVRAGGHFWGTQTFPGIWVFSASKVFQGIRVNHVDIVDPTYSGVMFQTNYVGGQPQFPIKDTVFSDISITGARKSGDAYNEKSGFGLWANEMPESGQGPAVGEVTFNGLELSGNAVDVRNTTSTFKIDINP; encoded by the coding sequence ATGAGAACGCAACGCCGGCGATCGCGCGGCCTGTGCGCCGCGATCGTGACAAGTCTTCTGACGCTCGGCTGGCCCGCGCTGTCCGCCTCGGCGGCGGACGGGCCCAACATCGCCGTCGGCCGGCCGGCCGCCGCCAACAGTTCGCACAGCGAGTACGGCGCGGGCAACATCACCGACGGCAACCAGGGCACGTACTGGCAGAGCGAGGGCAGCACCCTTCCGCAGTGGGTCCAGACCGACCTCGGCACGTCGACGCGTGTCGACGAGGTCGTGCTCAAGCTGCCCGCGGGCTGGGAGAGCCGGAGCCAGACGCTCTCCGTCCAGGGAAGCGCCGACGGGACCAGCTTCGCCACCCTCAAGAGCTCCGCCTCGTACAGCTTCAGTCCGGGCGAGGCCAACACCGTCACGGTGGCGTTCCCTGCCGCCCAGGCACGGTTCGTACGCATCGACATCACCGCCAACACCGGCCGGCAGGCCGCCCAGCTCTCCGAACTCGAAGTGCACGGCGCCGACGGCTCCTCGGCCGACCTCGCCCGCGGGCGCACGCTGACCGCGAGCAGCCACACCGAGGTCTACACCGCGGGCAACGCCAACGACGGCAACAGGGCCACCTACTGGGAGAGCGCCAACAACGCGCTCCCGCAGTGGATCCAGGCCGACCTCGGCGCGTCCGTCCGCGTCGACCGGGTCGTGCTCCGGCTGCCCGACGGCTGGGGCGCCCGCAGCCAGACGCTCAAGATCCAGGGCAGTACGAACGGCACGTCCTTCACCGACCTGACCGCCTCCAAGGCGTACACCTTCGACGCCGCCGGCCAGCAGTCCGCGACGGTCACCTTCGACCCGGCCACCACCCGTTACGTCCGTGTCCTGGTCACCGCGAACAGTGTCCAGCCCGCAGCCCAGGTCTCCGAGCTGGAGATCTACGGCCCGCAGACCGGCGACACGCAGGCGCCGACCGCTCCGGCGAACCTCGCGTTCACCGAGCCCGCGAGTGGTCAGATCAAGCTGACGTGGAACGCGTCCTCGGACGACACCGGGGTCACGGGGTACGACGTGTACGCCGACAACACGCTGGTGAGCAGTGTCGCCGGGAACGTCACGACCTTCACCGACAGCCGGTCCGCCGACCGGACCGTCACGTACTTCGTCCGCGCCAAGGACGCCGCCGGCAACCAGTCGGCCAACAGCAACTCCGTGACCCGCCGCGCCGACACGGGCGACACGCAGGCGCCGACCGCTCCGGCGAACCTCGCGTTCACCGAGCCCGCGAGTGGTCAGATCAAGCTGACGTGGAACGCGTCCTCGGACGACACCGGGGTCACGGGGTACGACGTGTACGCCGACAACACGCTGGTGAGCAGTGTCGCCGGGAACGTCACGACCTTCACCGACAGCCGGTCCGCCGACCAGACCGTCACCTACTTCGTCCGCGCCAAGGACGCCGCCGGAAACCGGTCGGGCAACAGCAACTCCGTCACGCGCAACGCGAGCGGCGGCGCCGGCTCCAACCTCGCCGTGGGCAAGCAGATCAGCGCCTCGTCCGTGGTCCACACCTACGTCGCGGCGAACGCCAACGACAACAGCGTGAGCACCTACTGGGAGGGCGCGCCCGGCAGCTATCCGAACACCCTCACCGTCAAACTGGGCGCCAACGCGGACCTCACCCGGCTGATCCTCAAGCTCAGTCCGGACACCGCCTGGGCCACCCGCAGCCAGACCGTCGAGGTCCTCGGCCGCGAGCAGAGCGCGTCCGGACTCGGCAGCCTGGTCGCCGCGAAGAGCTACACCTTCGACCCGGCCGCCGGGAACACGGTCATCGTCCCCGTCACCGCGCGCGTAGCCGACGTGCAGCTGAAGTTCACCGCCAACTCCGGTTCCTCGGCCGGGCAGCTCGCCGAGTTCCAGATCATCGGTGTACCCGCGGCCAACCCGGACCTGGAGGTCACCGCTCTGACCACCTCACCCGCGGCCCCCGTCGAGTCCGACGCGATCACCGTGAACGCCACCGTCCGCAACAGCGGCCCGGCCGCCGCACCACCCAGCGCCGTCGCGCTGCGCCTCGGCGGCACCAAGGTCGCCACCGCCCAGGTCGGCGCCCTGGCCGCCGGCGCACAGACCACGGTCAGTGCCTCGGCAGGGGCCAGGGACGCGGGGTCCTACCAGCTGAGCGCGGTCGCCGACGAGGCGGACGCGGTCATCGAGCAGAACGAGTCGAACAACACCTTCACCCGCCCCGACCCGCTCGTCGTGAAGCCCGTCTCCAGCTCCGACCTGGTCGCGTCGGCGGTCACGACCTCCCCGTCGAGCCCGGCCGCGGGTGACGAGGTGACGTTCGCCGTCGCGCTCAGGAACCAGGGCACCCTCGCCTCGGGGGCCGGCGGCCACGGCATCACCCTGACCGTGGTCGACGAGCAGCAGGACGTCGTCAAGACGCTGACGGGTGCCTTCACCGGCACGATCGCGGCGGGAGCGACCACCGCACCCGTGAACCTCGGGAAATGGACCGCCGCCAACGGGTCGTACACCGTCAAGGTCGTGATCGCCGACGACTCGGCCGAACTGCCGGTCAAGCGCGGGAACAACACCTCCACCCAGCCCCTCTTCGTCGGCCGCGGCGCCCACATGCCGTACGACATGTACGAGGCGGAGGACGGCACAGCCGGTGGCGGGGCCCAGGTCGTCGGCCCCAACCGGACCGTCGGCGACATCGCGGGTGAGGCGTCCGGGCGCAGGGCCGTCAACCTCGACGCGACCGGGGAGTACGTCGAGTTCACCACCCGCGCCTCGACCAACACTCTGGTCACCCGCTTCTCCATGCCCGACGCCGCGGGCGGCGGAGGCATCGACTCCACGATCAACGTGTACGTCGACGGCGTCATGAAGAAGGCGCTCCCGCTGACATCGAAGTACGCCTGGCTGTACGGCGCCGAGACCTCGCCCGGGAACTCCCCGGCAGCGGGCACCCCGCGCCACATCTACGACGAGGCGCACATCATGCTCGGCGAGACCGTGCCGGCCGGCAGCAGGATCCGGCTCCAGAAGGACGCCGCGAACACCTCCACGTACGCGATCGACTTCGTCAGCCTGGAGCAGGTCGCCCCCGTCGCCAACCCGGACCCGGCGCGCTACACCGTGCCCGCCGGATTCACCCACCAGGACGTGCAGAACGCCCTCGACAAGGTGCGCATGGACAGCACGGGCACACTCGTGGGTGTCTACCTGCCGCCGGGCGACTACGCGACGGCGAGCAAGTTCCAGGTGTACGGCAAGGCCGTCCAGGTCCTCGGCGCCGGTCCCTGGTACACGAAGTTCCGCGCGCCCTCGACGCAGGACAACACCGACATCGGATTCCGTGCCGACGGCACCGCGAAGGGCTCGTCCTTCCGCAACTTCGCCTACTTCGGCAACTACACCTCACGGATCGACGGTCCGGGGAAGGTCTTCGACTTCGCCAACGTCACCGACATCGAGATCGACACCATCTGGAACGAACACATGGTGTGCCTCTACTGGGGTGCCAACACCGACCGGATCACGATCAAGGACTCGCGGATCCGCAACATGTTCGCCGACGGCATCAACATGACCAACGGGTCGACGGGCAACCTCGTGACGAACAACGAGGCGCGGGCGACCGGCGACGACAGCTTCGCGCTCTTCTCGGCGATCGACGCCGGCGGCGCCGACATGACGGACAACGTCTACGAGAACCTGACCTCGATCCTGACCTGGCGGGCCGCTGGCGTGGCCGTCTACGGGGGGTACCGCAACACCTTCCGCAACATCCACATCGCGGACACGCTCGTCTACTCCGGGATCACGATCTCCTCGCTGGACTTCGGCTATCCGATGAACGGCTTCGGGACCGAGCCCACGCTCTTCGAGAACGTGTCGATCGTGCGCGCGGGCGGCCATTTCTGGGGCACCCAGACCTTCCCGGGTATCTGGGTGTTCTCGGCGTCCAAGGTCTTCCAGGGGATCAGGGTCAACCACGTGGACATCGTCGATCCGACCTACAGCGGAGTCATGTTCCAGACGAACTACGTCGGAGGCCAGCCGCAGTTCCCGATCAAGGACACGGTCTTCAGCGACATCTCGATCACGGGTGCCCGTAAGAGCGGGGACGCGTACAACGAGAAGTCGGGCTTCGGGCTCTGGGCGAACGAGATGCCCGAGTCGGGGCAGGGTCCCGCCGTGGGTGAGGTGACGTTCAACGGGCTCGAACTGAGCGGCAACGCGGTGGACGTACGCAACACCACGTCCACCTTCAAGATCGACATCAACCCCTAG
- a CDS encoding LacI family DNA-binding transcriptional regulator, which produces MTRRLAQVAKKVGVSEATVSRVLNGKPGVSEGTRRSVLTALDVLGYERPTQLRGERARLVGLVLPELQNPIFPAFAEVIGGSLAQQGLTPVLCTQTKGGVSEADYVELLLQQQVSGVVFAGGLFAQADAPHDHYRLLAERKIPVVLVNAPIEGLDFPCISCDDAVAVEQAWRHLESLGHRRIGLVLGPADHIPSRRKLAAARLASEAAGGELPEEFVERTMFSLEGGHAAATRLLARGVTGIICASDPLALGAVRAARRRGLAVPGDVSVVGYDDSAFMNCTEPPLTTVRQPIEAMGRAAVELLCAQIQGGEVHPGELLFEPELVVRGSTAQAPR; this is translated from the coding sequence ATGACGCGACGACTTGCTCAAGTAGCCAAGAAGGTGGGTGTCAGCGAGGCCACGGTCAGCCGGGTCCTCAATGGCAAGCCTGGGGTCTCCGAGGGCACCAGGCGGTCGGTGCTCACGGCGCTGGACGTGCTCGGCTACGAGCGGCCGACCCAGCTCCGGGGCGAGCGCGCGCGGCTCGTGGGTCTGGTCCTGCCGGAGCTGCAGAACCCGATCTTTCCCGCCTTCGCCGAGGTGATCGGGGGTTCCCTGGCGCAGCAGGGGCTCACTCCGGTGCTCTGCACCCAGACCAAGGGCGGCGTCTCCGAGGCGGACTACGTGGAGCTCCTCCTCCAGCAGCAGGTGTCGGGCGTCGTCTTCGCCGGCGGCCTCTTCGCCCAGGCGGACGCCCCGCACGACCACTACCGTCTCCTCGCCGAGCGCAAGATCCCGGTGGTGCTCGTCAACGCCCCCATAGAGGGACTGGACTTCCCCTGCATCTCCTGCGACGACGCCGTCGCCGTCGAGCAGGCGTGGCGCCATCTGGAGTCCCTCGGGCACCGCCGCATCGGCCTGGTCCTGGGTCCCGCGGACCACATTCCCTCCCGCCGCAAGCTCGCCGCCGCCCGGCTGGCCTCCGAGGCGGCGGGGGGTGAGCTCCCCGAGGAGTTCGTCGAGCGCACGATGTTCTCCCTGGAGGGCGGCCACGCGGCGGCCACACGGCTTCTCGCGCGGGGGGTCACGGGCATCATCTGCGCCAGCGATCCGCTCGCCCTGGGCGCCGTCAGGGCGGCCCGCCGGCGCGGGCTCGCCGTGCCCGGAGACGTCTCCGTGGTGGGCTACGACGACTCCGCCTTCATGAACTGCACCGAACCCCCGCTCACCACCGTGCGCCAGCCGATCGAGGCGATGGGCCGGGCGGCCGTCGAGCTGCTGTGCGCCCAGATCCAGGGCGGTGAAGTACACCCGGGCGAGCTGCTGTTCGAGCCGGAACTCGTGGTGCGCGGCTCGACGGCGCAGGCTCCCAGGTAG
- a CDS encoding extracellular solute-binding protein, giving the protein MRTARFRRTRRASAVTLVSALTLTALAACGTSSSGNGSGGSEGGGSSDPAAPLDPKTKVTITIDCMPPAAKAAELKEWKEDVAAFNKTYPNVTVEGRSTAGQCLEPPRFTAMLKAKSQPDVFYTYFTDLPQVLDHDGAADITAYVNDKSVPLLKDIDPNVLGSLKQDGKLYGLPTSNYTMGLLVNRKLFTDAGLDPDAPPRTWDEVRAAAKKIAGLGKGIAGFGEYSAGNTGGWHFTAQMYSVGGEVVDASGTKAAFNNELGKQVAENLHAMRWEDDSMGKTQLLKWGDLQKQIATDKLGMFLAAPDDIAYMVQQLGAKYENFGMGPIPGEKNTLAGGNNYMIKQGISGDKIKAAVAWLNFKNLSVAKGQFDWERTKADGLPVGVPQPNFWLNGSKAEDDAARVEHATMPVANFKSFMDNPVAGKAEPPKAQEVYKVLDNVMSGILTNKDADIDKLLATAEAQVNQVLAGQ; this is encoded by the coding sequence ATGAGAACTGCCCGGTTCCGTCGTACGCGCCGCGCCAGCGCGGTCACCCTCGTCTCCGCGCTCACGCTCACCGCGCTCGCCGCCTGCGGCACGAGCAGCAGCGGCAACGGCAGCGGTGGTTCCGAAGGCGGCGGGTCGTCCGACCCCGCAGCCCCGCTGGACCCCAAGACCAAGGTGACGATCACCATCGACTGCATGCCGCCCGCGGCGAAGGCGGCCGAGCTCAAGGAGTGGAAGGAGGACGTCGCCGCGTTCAACAAGACGTATCCGAACGTCACCGTCGAGGGCCGCTCCACAGCCGGCCAGTGCCTGGAGCCGCCGCGCTTCACCGCGATGCTCAAGGCCAAGTCCCAGCCGGACGTCTTCTACACCTACTTCACCGACCTGCCGCAGGTGCTCGACCACGACGGCGCCGCGGACATCACCGCGTACGTCAACGACAAGAGCGTGCCCCTGCTGAAGGACATCGACCCGAACGTCCTCGGCTCGCTCAAGCAGGACGGCAAACTCTACGGCCTGCCCACCAGCAACTACACGATGGGCCTGCTCGTCAACCGCAAGCTGTTCACGGACGCGGGTCTCGACCCCGACGCCCCGCCGCGCACCTGGGACGAGGTCCGCGCCGCCGCGAAGAAGATCGCCGGCCTGGGCAAGGGCATCGCCGGATTCGGCGAGTACAGCGCGGGCAACACCGGTGGCTGGCACTTCACCGCGCAGATGTACAGCGTCGGCGGTGAGGTCGTCGACGCGAGCGGTACGAAGGCGGCGTTCAACAACGAACTCGGCAAGCAGGTCGCCGAGAACCTCCACGCCATGCGCTGGGAGGACGACAGCATGGGCAAGACCCAGCTGCTCAAGTGGGGCGATCTCCAGAAGCAGATCGCCACCGACAAGCTCGGCATGTTCCTCGCCGCGCCCGACGACATCGCGTACATGGTCCAGCAACTCGGCGCGAAGTACGAGAACTTCGGGATGGGGCCGATCCCGGGCGAGAAGAACACCCTGGCGGGCGGCAACAACTACATGATCAAGCAGGGCATCTCCGGCGACAAGATCAAGGCCGCGGTCGCCTGGCTCAACTTCAAGAACCTCTCCGTCGCCAAGGGCCAGTTCGACTGGGAGCGCACCAAGGCCGACGGCCTGCCCGTCGGGGTCCCGCAGCCCAACTTCTGGCTGAACGGGTCCAAGGCCGAGGACGACGCCGCACGCGTGGAGCACGCCACCATGCCGGTCGCCAACTTCAAGTCCTTCATGGACAACCCCGTCGCAGGCAAGGCCGAGCCGCCGAAGGCCCAGGAGGTCTACAAGGTCCTCGACAACGTCATGTCCGGCATCCTCACCAACAAGGACGCCGACATCGACAAGCTGCTCGCCACCGCCGAGGCGCAGGTCAACCAGGTCCTGGCCGGCCAGTGA
- a CDS encoding carbohydrate ABC transporter permease, translating into MSAPTLPTTTTKEPRRAPGPGAGRPPARGAFAQVLRRNLTAHGFLIGAVLCFAFFSWYPMVREFVLAFQKTEDGRTSWAGWSNFTTVFNDPAIWQAWRNTLLFTLLALLLGFVVPFVVALVINEFRQGKGYLRLLVYLPVMLPPVASVLLFKYLYDPGYGLLNELFRLLHLPEQQWLQDPDLSMLSVVVASTWMNMGGAALIYLAALQGIPGELYEAAELDGAGLLRKIWHVTIPQTRLILLLMLLMQIIATMQVFVEPFLLTGGAGPEGSTTTVVYLIYQYAFNFNNYGAAAALGLVLLVLLAGFSAAYAKFSRTDEE; encoded by the coding sequence ATGTCGGCCCCCACCCTTCCCACGACCACCACGAAGGAACCCCGCCGGGCACCCGGGCCGGGCGCCGGCAGGCCGCCGGCCCGCGGCGCCTTCGCCCAGGTGCTGCGCCGCAACCTGACGGCGCACGGGTTCCTGATCGGCGCGGTCCTCTGCTTCGCGTTCTTCTCGTGGTACCCGATGGTCAGGGAGTTCGTCCTGGCCTTCCAGAAGACCGAGGACGGACGGACCAGCTGGGCCGGCTGGTCCAACTTCACCACCGTCTTCAACGACCCGGCCATCTGGCAGGCGTGGCGCAACACCCTGCTCTTCACGCTGCTCGCACTGCTGCTCGGCTTCGTCGTCCCGTTCGTCGTCGCCCTCGTCATCAACGAGTTCCGGCAGGGCAAGGGCTATCTGCGCCTCCTGGTCTATCTGCCCGTGATGCTGCCGCCGGTCGCGTCCGTCCTCCTCTTCAAGTACCTCTACGACCCCGGCTACGGCCTGCTCAACGAGCTGTTCCGGCTGCTCCACCTGCCCGAACAGCAGTGGCTCCAGGACCCGGACCTCTCCATGCTCTCCGTCGTCGTCGCCTCGACCTGGATGAACATGGGCGGCGCCGCCCTCATCTACCTCGCGGCCCTCCAGGGCATACCCGGCGAGCTGTACGAGGCGGCGGAACTCGACGGAGCCGGACTGCTGCGCAAGATCTGGCACGTCACCATCCCGCAGACCCGGCTCATCCTCCTGCTCATGCTGCTCATGCAGATCATCGCCACCATGCAGGTCTTCGTCGAGCCGTTCCTGCTCACCGGCGGCGCCGGCCCGGAGGGCTCGACGACCACGGTGGTCTACCTCATCTACCAGTACGCCTTCAACTTCAACAACTACGGCGCCGCGGCGGCGCTCGGCCTGGTCCTGCTCGTACTCCTGGCCGGATTCTCGGCCGCGTACGCGAAGTTCAGCCGCACCGACGAGGAATAG
- a CDS encoding carbohydrate ABC transporter permease, translating to MSTRTLISPAQLARPRGKLLYRVTFTLVVGVFTVVFLGPLYWMFSGGLKSTQEAVQTPPTFVPHSFEPQNYARAWEVMDLSGLLLNTVYYAFGALAFQLVLDVAAAYSLSRLRPVLGKAVLGMMLATLMIPATVLVVPQYLTVLDVPIVQRNLLNSPWAIWLPSVANAFNIFLLKRFFDSIPKELLDAASLDGASPMRTLWSVVVPISRPILGVVSIFAVVGVWKDFLWPMLTLPDPATQTLNVGIYSLSNGVPENVLIAALAIASLPTLLLFVLFQRNIMSGLTAGGLKG from the coding sequence ATGTCCACACGCACACTCATCTCGCCCGCCCAACTCGCGAGACCACGGGGCAAGTTGCTCTACCGGGTGACCTTCACCCTGGTCGTCGGCGTCTTCACGGTGGTGTTCCTCGGGCCCCTGTACTGGATGTTCTCCGGCGGCCTGAAGAGCACCCAGGAGGCCGTCCAGACACCGCCGACGTTCGTGCCGCACAGCTTCGAGCCACAGAACTACGCGCGGGCATGGGAGGTCATGGACCTCTCCGGGCTGCTCCTCAACACCGTGTACTACGCGTTCGGGGCCCTCGCCTTCCAGCTGGTCCTCGACGTGGCGGCGGCCTACTCGCTCTCCAGACTCCGGCCCGTTCTCGGCAAAGCCGTCCTCGGGATGATGCTCGCGACGCTGATGATCCCGGCGACCGTCCTGGTCGTGCCGCAGTACCTGACGGTGCTCGACGTGCCGATCGTGCAGCGCAACCTGCTGAACTCGCCCTGGGCGATCTGGCTACCCTCCGTCGCCAACGCCTTCAACATCTTCCTGCTGAAGCGCTTCTTCGACTCGATCCCCAAGGAACTGCTCGACGCGGCCTCCCTCGACGGGGCCTCCCCGATGCGCACCCTGTGGTCGGTCGTCGTGCCCATCTCCCGGCCCATCCTCGGCGTCGTGTCCATCTTCGCCGTGGTCGGTGTCTGGAAGGACTTCCTCTGGCCGATGCTCACCCTGCCCGACCCGGCGACGCAGACACTCAACGTCGGCATCTACTCGCTGTCCAACGGCGTGCCCGAGAACGTCCTCATCGCCGCACTGGCGATCGCGTCGCTCCCCACCCTCCTGCTGTTCGTCCTCTTCCAGCGCAACATCATGAGCGGCCTCACCGCCGGCGGTCTGAAGGGCTGA